One Malania oleifera isolate guangnan ecotype guangnan chromosome 9, ASM2987363v1, whole genome shotgun sequence DNA segment encodes these proteins:
- the LOC131164028 gene encoding uncharacterized protein At1g51745 isoform X1 → MGSSGEPNTKNIDPSVGGLVWVRRRNGSWWPGRIMGLDELSESCLVSPRSGTPVKLLGREDASVDWYNLEKSKRVKAFRCGEYDECIEKAKASAANSSKKAVKYARREDAILHALEIESARLSNDHLDFCSRMDNARGEESEDHGDCGRESPIMSHSSTENEDMADEVSTPEDNSNSAQEVSRSDLSFEDPNQISSSKVHSVQGKRWKTPNDSEDDGTEGIKRMRGLEDLGMGVGMKRKDQAEGALDLVQQGTTLYDSNTANSFSVGSPLNGSKSYFLPSKRKRSQVAHVHDFLKRKNRRRQLTKVLESTAMVSVPVMCDELVSPCRSPLQGVSDSKVSGLESNESKRSFSMVVNNSSESTGISCENGATLNTTEPGYDASNGHYKHKENEISSTSELPENDGSDTLFDVPFVGEGKNSAGAGLPPMYVPSSSAKPQGDAVGRQYCQSSQTEMVSLKNEEPNESGSTSSAAARINNVSQRIEKGTSKWQLKGKRNSRHFSKKKKQDSRKSVEMDNKSSAYLAGIELRDGLSLGSDQRVDSHTVARPFSSDSCILQKRSREVREDMVDGLQYWSKHISCIEPQVRGLTAEVKLMPSCSPTPQRSLPYRQSRYTVHPKYQTTDFSIRNFCADSSLYDVNLEVKASYRPQHVPLVSLMSKLNGKAIVGHPLTVEMLADGCGDLLLGNKCHMASGSRGLKNVFSIGLANREGDAGKRNPEVGKIPSKHLSMQTHFSPSKSPKLRKCGLVSKKTRKLSSLTGSQVQRKEESKCLIEKPKGAAIACIPLKVVFSRINEAVNGSTRPMQQTLTSSDL, encoded by the exons ATGGGTAGTTCCGGTGAACCAAACACAAAGAACATTGATCCGTCGGTGGGAGGCTTGGTTTGGGTTCGGCGCCGTAACGGGTCTTGGTGGCCCGGGAGGATAATGGGTTTGGATGAACTGTCCGAGAGTTGTCTGGTCTCGCCAAGATCGGGAACTCCAGTGAAGCTTCTTGGTCGAGAGGATGCTAGCGT GGACTGGTATAATCTTGAAAAATCGAAGCGTGTGAAGGCCTTCCGCTGTGGGGAGTATGATGAATGCATTGAAAAAGCAAAAGCTTCAGCAGCAAATTCTAGCAAGAAAGCAGTGAAATATGCTCGAAGGGAAGATGCCATTCTTCATGCTCTTGAAATTGAAAGTGCCCGCCTATCAAATGATCACCTAGATTTCTGTTCAAGAATGGACAATGCACGTGGTGAAGAGTCTGAAGACCATGGTGATTGTGGCAGAGAATCACCCATTATGTCTCATTCAAGCACAGAAAATGAGGATATGGCTGATGAAGTGAGTACTCCTGAGGACAACTCAAATTCAGCACAGGAAGTATCTCGGTCAGATTTATCATTTGAAGATCCCAATCAAATAAGTTCTTCTAAGGTGCATTCTGTGCAGGGAAAGAGATGGAAAACCCCAAATGATTCAGAGGATGATGGAACAGAAGGAATAAAGCGTATGAGAGGTCTTGAGGATTTGGGAATGGGTGTAGGGATGAAAAGGAAGGATCAAGCTGAAGGGGCTCTTGACCTTGTTCAACAAGGCACCACTCTATATGATTCAAACACTGCCAATAGTTTTTCTGTTGGAAGTCCACTAAATGGCAGCAAAAGTTATTTCTTACCATCAAAAAGAAAGAGATCTCAAGTGGCCCATGTTCATGacttcttgaaaaggaaaaaTCGTCGTCGTCAGTTGACAAAGGTTCTGGAGAGTACAGCCATGGTTTCTGTCCCAGTCATGTGTGACGAGCTTGTCAGTCCTTGTAGATCACCACTTCAGGGGGTATCTGACAGTAAGGTTTCTGGATTGGAATCTAATGAGTCCAAGAGAAGTTTTTCAATGGTTGTTAATAATAGCTCAGAGAGTACTGGAATTTCGTGCGAAAACGGAGCAACATTAAATACTACTGAGCCTGGTTATGATGCTTCCAATGGTCATTACAAGCATAAGGAAAACGAGATTTCTAGCACCTCAGAGTTACCTGAGAATGATGGTTCTGACACATTATTTGACGTGCCATTTGTTGGGGAGGGAAAAAACTCTGCAGGTGCAG GTCTTCCTCCCATGTATGTGCCAAGTTCATCTGCAAAGCCTCAGGGTGATGCTGTTGGAAGACAATATTGTCAAAGTAGTCAAACTGAAATGGTTTCCTTGAAGAATGAAGAACCCAATGAGAGTGGTTCTACCAGCTCAGCAGCTGCTCGTATTAATAATGTCAGCCAGAGAATAGAGAAAGGTACTTCAAAGTGGCAGTTAAAAGGAAAGAGAAATTCAAGACATTTTAGTAAAAAAAAGAAGCAAGACTCGAGAAAATCTGTGGAGATGGATAATAAATCCAGTGCTTATTTGGCTGGTATAGAACTTCGAGATGGACTTTCTCTGGGCTCTGATCAAAGAGTTGACTCCCATACTGTTGCTAGGCCCTTTAGTTCAGATAGTTGCATCTTACAAAAGAGGTCCAGAGAAGTTAGAGAAGACATGGTAGATGGTTTACAGTATTGGAGCAAGCATATTTCATGCATTGAACCTCAAGTGAGAGGATTGACTGCTGAGGTGAAACTCATGCCCAGTTGTTCTCCAACACCTCAAAGATCACTTCCCTATCGTCAATCTCGGTATACAGTTCACCCCAAATATCAGACAACGGATTTTTCCATCCGAAATTTTTGTGCAGATTCTTCACTCTATGATGTTAATTTGGAGGTCAAAGCCAGCTATCGGCCGCAGCATGTTCCCTTGGTGTCTCTCATGAGCAAATTAAATGGCAAAGCCATCGTTGGGCACCCTCTCACAGTAGAGATGTTGGCTGATGGTTGTGGTGATCTGCTGCTGGGTAACAAATGCCATATGGCTAGTGGCAGCCGTGGGTTGAAAAATGTTTTTAGCATTGGTCTAGCCAATAGGGAAGGTGATGCAGGAAAGCGAAATCCAGAAGTTGGAAAGATTCCCAGCAAGCATTTGTCTATGCAAACACATTTTTCACCCTCTAAATCACCTAAATTGAGGAAGTGTGGGCTCGTGTCTAAAAAGACCCGGAAGCTTTCATCATTAACTGGTTCGCAGGTGcagagaaaagaagagagtaAGTGTCTGATAGAGAAGCCCAAAGGTGCTGCTATAGCATGTATTCCCTTGAAGGTAGTATTCAGTAGGATAAATGAAGCAGTGAATGGGTCAACCCGACCAATGCAGCAGACATTGACATCGAGTGACTTGTAA
- the LOC131164028 gene encoding uncharacterized protein At1g51745 isoform X2: MGSSGEPNTKNIDPSVGGLVWVRRRNGSWWPGRIMGLDELSESCLVSPRSGTPVKLLGREDASVDWYNLEKSKRVKAFRCGEYDECIEKAKASAANSSKKAVKYARREDAILHALEIESARLSNDHLDFCSRMDNARGEESEDHGDCGRESPIMSHSSTENEDMADEGKRWKTPNDSEDDGTEGIKRMRGLEDLGMGVGMKRKDQAEGALDLVQQGTTLYDSNTANSFSVGSPLNGSKSYFLPSKRKRSQVAHVHDFLKRKNRRRQLTKVLESTAMVSVPVMCDELVSPCRSPLQGVSDSKVSGLESNESKRSFSMVVNNSSESTGISCENGATLNTTEPGYDASNGHYKHKENEISSTSELPENDGSDTLFDVPFVGEGKNSAGAGLPPMYVPSSSAKPQGDAVGRQYCQSSQTEMVSLKNEEPNESGSTSSAAARINNVSQRIEKGTSKWQLKGKRNSRHFSKKKKQDSRKSVEMDNKSSAYLAGIELRDGLSLGSDQRVDSHTVARPFSSDSCILQKRSREVREDMVDGLQYWSKHISCIEPQVRGLTAEVKLMPSCSPTPQRSLPYRQSRYTVHPKYQTTDFSIRNFCADSSLYDVNLEVKASYRPQHVPLVSLMSKLNGKAIVGHPLTVEMLADGCGDLLLGNKCHMASGSRGLKNVFSIGLANREGDAGKRNPEVGKIPSKHLSMQTHFSPSKSPKLRKCGLVSKKTRKLSSLTGSQVQRKEESKCLIEKPKGAAIACIPLKVVFSRINEAVNGSTRPMQQTLTSSDL; this comes from the exons ATGGGTAGTTCCGGTGAACCAAACACAAAGAACATTGATCCGTCGGTGGGAGGCTTGGTTTGGGTTCGGCGCCGTAACGGGTCTTGGTGGCCCGGGAGGATAATGGGTTTGGATGAACTGTCCGAGAGTTGTCTGGTCTCGCCAAGATCGGGAACTCCAGTGAAGCTTCTTGGTCGAGAGGATGCTAGCGT GGACTGGTATAATCTTGAAAAATCGAAGCGTGTGAAGGCCTTCCGCTGTGGGGAGTATGATGAATGCATTGAAAAAGCAAAAGCTTCAGCAGCAAATTCTAGCAAGAAAGCAGTGAAATATGCTCGAAGGGAAGATGCCATTCTTCATGCTCTTGAAATTGAAAGTGCCCGCCTATCAAATGATCACCTAGATTTCTGTTCAAGAATGGACAATGCACGTGGTGAAGAGTCTGAAGACCATGGTGATTGTGGCAGAGAATCACCCATTATGTCTCATTCAAGCACAGAAAATGAGGATATGGCTGATGAA GGAAAGAGATGGAAAACCCCAAATGATTCAGAGGATGATGGAACAGAAGGAATAAAGCGTATGAGAGGTCTTGAGGATTTGGGAATGGGTGTAGGGATGAAAAGGAAGGATCAAGCTGAAGGGGCTCTTGACCTTGTTCAACAAGGCACCACTCTATATGATTCAAACACTGCCAATAGTTTTTCTGTTGGAAGTCCACTAAATGGCAGCAAAAGTTATTTCTTACCATCAAAAAGAAAGAGATCTCAAGTGGCCCATGTTCATGacttcttgaaaaggaaaaaTCGTCGTCGTCAGTTGACAAAGGTTCTGGAGAGTACAGCCATGGTTTCTGTCCCAGTCATGTGTGACGAGCTTGTCAGTCCTTGTAGATCACCACTTCAGGGGGTATCTGACAGTAAGGTTTCTGGATTGGAATCTAATGAGTCCAAGAGAAGTTTTTCAATGGTTGTTAATAATAGCTCAGAGAGTACTGGAATTTCGTGCGAAAACGGAGCAACATTAAATACTACTGAGCCTGGTTATGATGCTTCCAATGGTCATTACAAGCATAAGGAAAACGAGATTTCTAGCACCTCAGAGTTACCTGAGAATGATGGTTCTGACACATTATTTGACGTGCCATTTGTTGGGGAGGGAAAAAACTCTGCAGGTGCAG GTCTTCCTCCCATGTATGTGCCAAGTTCATCTGCAAAGCCTCAGGGTGATGCTGTTGGAAGACAATATTGTCAAAGTAGTCAAACTGAAATGGTTTCCTTGAAGAATGAAGAACCCAATGAGAGTGGTTCTACCAGCTCAGCAGCTGCTCGTATTAATAATGTCAGCCAGAGAATAGAGAAAGGTACTTCAAAGTGGCAGTTAAAAGGAAAGAGAAATTCAAGACATTTTAGTAAAAAAAAGAAGCAAGACTCGAGAAAATCTGTGGAGATGGATAATAAATCCAGTGCTTATTTGGCTGGTATAGAACTTCGAGATGGACTTTCTCTGGGCTCTGATCAAAGAGTTGACTCCCATACTGTTGCTAGGCCCTTTAGTTCAGATAGTTGCATCTTACAAAAGAGGTCCAGAGAAGTTAGAGAAGACATGGTAGATGGTTTACAGTATTGGAGCAAGCATATTTCATGCATTGAACCTCAAGTGAGAGGATTGACTGCTGAGGTGAAACTCATGCCCAGTTGTTCTCCAACACCTCAAAGATCACTTCCCTATCGTCAATCTCGGTATACAGTTCACCCCAAATATCAGACAACGGATTTTTCCATCCGAAATTTTTGTGCAGATTCTTCACTCTATGATGTTAATTTGGAGGTCAAAGCCAGCTATCGGCCGCAGCATGTTCCCTTGGTGTCTCTCATGAGCAAATTAAATGGCAAAGCCATCGTTGGGCACCCTCTCACAGTAGAGATGTTGGCTGATGGTTGTGGTGATCTGCTGCTGGGTAACAAATGCCATATGGCTAGTGGCAGCCGTGGGTTGAAAAATGTTTTTAGCATTGGTCTAGCCAATAGGGAAGGTGATGCAGGAAAGCGAAATCCAGAAGTTGGAAAGATTCCCAGCAAGCATTTGTCTATGCAAACACATTTTTCACCCTCTAAATCACCTAAATTGAGGAAGTGTGGGCTCGTGTCTAAAAAGACCCGGAAGCTTTCATCATTAACTGGTTCGCAGGTGcagagaaaagaagagagtaAGTGTCTGATAGAGAAGCCCAAAGGTGCTGCTATAGCATGTATTCCCTTGAAGGTAGTATTCAGTAGGATAAATGAAGCAGTGAATGGGTCAACCCGACCAATGCAGCAGACATTGACATCGAGTGACTTGTAA